GCTCCAGGGCTCCGTCAGGGCGGCGAGTGCCGTGGTCACAGCTCGATCACCATCTCGTCGTCGGCCACCTCGATGCCCAGTCCCGCGAGCCGCTTGTGCTGCGCCGCGGTGGGATCGACGAGGGGGTTGGTGTTGTTGAGGTGCGTATACAGGCAACGGGCGGGCAGCGTGGCGAGGATGCGGGCGGTGCCGCCCGGTCCGTCGATGGGCAGATGCCCCATGGCGGTGGCGGTCCGGGAGGAGATACCGGTGCGGCGGGGTTCTTCGTCGTCCCAGAAGGTGCCGTCGACGATGACGCAGTCGGCCTCGGCGGCGACCTGGTGCAGCGCGTCGGACCACGCGGCCACGGCGGGTGCGTAGACCACCGACCTGCCGGTGACCGGGTCGTACAGGCGTAGGGCCACCACCCAGGCGTCGTGCTCGGGGGCGTCGGCGGCGTAGCGGGGGCGTTTGGTGGACACGGGGACGGCGCTGATCCGCACGCCGTCGCCGGACGGGCCGGGTGCGTCGGCGCTCAGCGGCTCAGCGCTGTGGCAGGGCAGCTCGCGCCAGGTCAGCGCGGTGTAAGGGCCCAGTACCTCGCCGAGGCGCAGGCGGTCGTCCAGCGCCTGGCGGACCGGGGCCGTGGCGAGGATCTCCAGGTCTTCGGCCTCGCGCAGTCGCGCGAGGCCCAGGGTGTGGTCGAGTTCGGCGTCGGTGAGGACGACCCCGGCGATCGGTGTCTGCCGCGGGCCGGGCCCCGGGTGGAGCGTGCGGTGGGCTTCGATCTGGTCACCGATGTCGGGGGTGGCGTTGACGAGGTACCAGCGGCCCTCGTCCGTGCGGACCGCGAGCGAGGCGTGACGGCGGCGGCGCTCGGGATGCGCGCGTGCCCCGGAGCACCCGGGGCACGCGCAGTTCCACTGGGGGACGCCGCCGCCGGCCGCGGTGCCGAGCACCTGCAGCAGCATGGCGGCGGGCTAGCGGGTGGAGAGGGAGTAGGCGGTGACTTCCAGTGCGGTGTCGACGACCGTGTAGCCGGGCGTCATCCAGGGCGTGGCGTCGGCCTGCTCCGTGGTGGTGCCGGCCGGCTGCTCCGACTGCTCAGTGGTCTCCGTCATGGTGCGTACCTTCCTTTCGGGGATGGGGATTCACTCCTGCGTGAGGAGCCGATCGAGGGGAGGTCACTTGATGCTGATCTTGAGGATGCGGTCCTTGTCGTCCCCGCGGTCGGTCGTGCCGAGCCAGAGCTCGTCGGCGCCGGGGACCTTGGCGATGGCCCGCAGTCGGCCGTAGGCGCCGTTGTAGTACGACTTCGCCGTTCCGACGTCCTTGCCCGTGCTGTCGATCGGCAATGCCCACAGCCGCTGGCCGAGAAGTGTGGAGACGTAGATGACGTCGCGCTTGATAGCGATCTGCGCGGGAACGCCTCCCTGGTCCGGATTCCAGAC
This Streptomyces sp. NBC_00377 DNA region includes the following protein-coding sequences:
- the pqqB gene encoding pyrroloquinoline quinone biosynthesis protein PqqB — translated: MLLQVLGTAAGGGVPQWNCACPGCSGARAHPERRRRHASLAVRTDEGRWYLVNATPDIGDQIEAHRTLHPGPGPRQTPIAGVVLTDAELDHTLGLARLREAEDLEILATAPVRQALDDRLRLGEVLGPYTALTWRELPCHSAEPLSADAPGPSGDGVRISAVPVSTKRPRYAADAPEHDAWVVALRLYDPVTGRSVVYAPAVAAWSDALHQVAAEADCVIVDGTFWDDEEPRRTGISSRTATAMGHLPIDGPGGTARILATLPARCLYTHLNNTNPLVDPTAAQHKRLAGLGIEVADDEMVIEL
- the pqqA gene encoding pyrroloquinoline quinone precursor peptide PqqA, with amino-acid sequence MTETTEQSEQPAGTTTEQADATPWMTPGYTVVDTALEVTAYSLSTR